A genome region from Panicum virgatum strain AP13 chromosome 4K, P.virgatum_v5, whole genome shotgun sequence includes the following:
- the LOC120702089 gene encoding replication protein A 70 kDa DNA-binding subunit-like yields MLFATLAGLEPRDRFATICVKVVRKWEYRGPADDGAILHIDLVLADQERNAMYAEIPHDVVDDFNAQVEEGEIYVISRFRITNAKNFFRAVEGRYMIEFTYHTRVAVARDPPRGFPKYVYSLTPFHQLPDLVGNCRKFLDVLGLVTEVSEIQPVEVSPNQNPTITRKLTLRDARDVEMSMTLWGQ; encoded by the exons ATGCTGTTTGCCACTCTTGCTGGTTTGGAACCTCGTGATCGTTTCGCAACGATCTGCGTCAAGGTTGTGCGAAAATGGGAATACAGGGGACCTGCTGATGATGGAGCCATTCTTCATATTGACCTTGTACTTGCCGACCAAGAG CGTAATGCAATGTACGCAGAGATTCCTCATGACGTGGTAGACGATTTCAATGCACAAGTTGAAGAAGGTGAAATTTATGTCATCAGCCGTTTCAGGATTACCAATGCCAAAAACTTTTTCAGAGCTGTTGAAGGCCGCTATATGATAGAGTTCACATAt CACACAAGGGTAGCAGTTGCAAGAGATCCTCCTCGTGGTTTCCCAAAATATGTTTACAGCCTCACTCCTTTTCATCAGCTGCCTGACCTTGTTGGGAACTGCAGAAAATTTCTAG ATGTACTTGGCCTGGTGACTGAAGTAAGTGAGATTCAGCCAGTTGAGGTTTCCCCTAACCAGAATCCAACCATTACAAGGAAGCTTACTCTAAGAGATGCAAG AGATGTCGAAATGAGTATGACTTTATGGGGCCAAtga